From the Maioricimonas rarisocia genome, one window contains:
- a CDS encoding type II secretion system protein: protein MNRPFVARTCSRRHRGFTLIELVIVVLVIGILAATVAPRFTKVTDSSRESSVRENLRLVRQAIELHLAHHGSYPGDAGTEVDFKSDLQPYLKRFPVNHVDKNEHGAVKMQTTGTAMTGMVPPSGGWRYDNVSGQFMANSNGISSTGDWYHQL, encoded by the coding sequence ATGAACCGCCCGTTCGTGGCCCGAACCTGTTCACGTCGCCACAGGGGATTCACCCTTATCGAGCTGGTGATCGTCGTGCTGGTGATCGGGATTCTGGCCGCGACCGTTGCTCCACGATTCACGAAAGTCACCGACAGTTCCCGGGAGAGTTCCGTGCGGGAGAATCTGCGGCTCGTCCGCCAGGCGATCGAGCTGCATCTGGCTCACCACGGGTCCTACCCGGGAGACGCAGGCACCGAGGTAGACTTCAAGTCGGACCTTCAGCCCTACCTGAAGCGTTTCCCGGTCAATCATGTAGACAAGAACGAACACGGTGCCGTCAAGATGCAGACGACCGGAACAGCCATGACCGGCATGGTTCCCCCGTCAGGAGGCTGGCGTTACGACAACGTCAGCGGCCAGTTCATGGCCAACTCGAACGGGATCTCTTCCACCGGCGACTGGTACCATCAACTGTGA